The Chitinivibrionales bacterium genome has a window encoding:
- a CDS encoding YbaB/EbfC family nucleoid-associated protein, with the protein MAKNMSKLLKQAQKMQNQMMKAQEELSQKQVEGTAGGGMVKVVMNGSNELISLSLNKEVVDPDDVEMLEDLIVAAYNNAQEQVKEMSQSALGSLGGGMNIPGMG; encoded by the coding sequence ATGGCAAAGAATATGTCGAAGCTCTTAAAGCAGGCACAGAAAATGCAGAATCAGATGATGAAGGCTCAGGAAGAATTGAGCCAGAAGCAGGTTGAAGGCACTGCCGGCGGCGGCATGGTTAAAGTCGTTATGAACGGTTCCAACGAGCTTATCTCACTCAGCCTCAATAAAGAAGTGGTGGATCCCGATGATGTAGAAATGCTCGAGGATCTCATCGTTGCAGCCTACAACAATGCTCAGGAGCAGGTTAAAGAGATGTCTCAGAGTGCACTGGGAAGTTTAGGTGGTGGTATGAATA